A section of the Leptotrichia sp. HSP-342 genome encodes:
- a CDS encoding restriction endonuclease subunit S translates to MTSEFFELLKEAAKIVGIDVSDKVEWKKLSEVAKYSKDRISFENLNEKNYVGVENLLKNRLGKIDSNNVPTEGNSVKFNMGDVLIGNIRPYLRKIWLADIEGGTNGDVLVINIDKKHKNKILSRYLYQILSDEKFFDYNIKYSKGAKMPRGDKEKIMEYKIPLPPLPVQEYIVSILDKFDALVSDLSQGLPKEIELRQKQYEYYREKLLNFEK, encoded by the coding sequence ATAACGAGTGAATTTTTTGAATTACTTAAAGAAGCAGCAAAAATTGTTGGAATAGATGTAAGTGATAAAGTTGAGTGGAAAAAATTAAGTGAAGTAGCAAAATATTCAAAAGATAGAATATCGTTTGAAAATTTAAATGAAAAAAACTACGTTGGAGTAGAAAATTTATTAAAAAATAGATTAGGTAAAATAGATTCAAATAATGTTCCAACAGAAGGAAATTCAGTAAAATTTAATATGGGAGATGTTTTAATTGGAAATATAAGACCATATTTGCGTAAAATATGGCTTGCTGATATTGAGGGAGGAACGAATGGAGATGTTTTAGTAATTAACATAGATAAGAAACATAAAAATAAAATATTATCTAGATATCTTTATCAAATTTTATCGGATGAAAAGTTTTTTGACTATAACATTAAATATTCAAAAGGGGCTAAAATGCCACGTGGGGATAAAGAAAAAATAATGGAATATAAAATCCCACTACCTCCACTGCCAGTACAAGAATATATTGTATCAATTCTGGATAAATTTGATGCTTTAGTCAGTGATTTATCACAGGGATTACCAAAAGAAATAGAATTAAGACAGAAACAGTATGAATATTACAGGGAAAAATTATTGAATTTTGAAAAATAG
- a CDS encoding type I restriction endonuclease subunit R: MSEKSAVYETSTIAEMTNGIILANYEKILQVQESYQSEAELEESMIKNLVQQGYEKFNGKTSDDLYKNLKIQIEKLNKVTFTDEEWKRFLVEFLDSPNDGMIEKTRKIQENHIHDFTFDDGHLKNIKIIDKKNIHNNFLQVTNQVRQEGTHNNRYDVTILVNGLPLVHIELKKRGVNLHEAFNQIHRYSKESFNAENSLYKYVQIFVISNGTYTRYFANTTAQNKNHYEFTCEWADAKNRVIRDLEDFTATFFEKRTMLEVLTKYCVFDSNNTLLIMRPYQIAATERILWKIESSFQSRKAGKIEAGGFIWHTTGSGKTLTSFKTAKLATELDYIDKVFFVVDRKDLDYQTMKEYQKFQPDSVNGSRDTKELKRSIEKQDNKIVVTTIQKLNEFVKKNSNHEIYDKHCVIIYDECHRSQFGDAQKNIRKSFKHYYQFGFTGTPIFPENALGVETTAGIFGAQLHSYVITDAIRDEKVLKFKVDYNDIRPKFKSAESETDEKKIKAIEKKMLLHPERISEITEYILKVYNTKTHRNEQYDLKHRRLIGFNAMFAVQSVEAAKLYYEEFKKQQRDISEEKRLKIATIYSFTANEEQNAIGDIPDENFEPGAMDSSSKEFLDKVISDYNGYFKTNYSTNGKEFQNYYKDLSQKVKDKEIDLLIVVGMFLTGFDAPTLNTLFVDKNLRYHGLIQAFSRTNRILNKVKTFGNIVCFRNLEKATEDAIKTFGDENSVNVILEKSYDEYINGFTDEETGKSMKGYVDLCNEIVDKFPNPVEIELDSEKKEFAELFGELLKSENILRNFDEFENFEKIISDRQMQDMKSVYVDICEDIRNARKNDENRNGEEEIDFSDIEFQIDLLKTDEINLDYILSLILKKSEEHDDIESLKSEIRRIIRTSLGTRAKEDLVMNFINKTDLSELKNSSDILESFYKYANKEKEIKINELIKNESLKKDSKRFIEKSINKGFVDYAGAELDSILPPTSRRKGAREAKKQTVLQKIRNIVEIFIGI, translated from the coding sequence ATGTCAGAAAAAAGTGCAGTTTATGAAACATCAACTATTGCTGAAATGACAAATGGGATTATTTTAGCTAATTATGAAAAAATATTGCAGGTGCAGGAATCTTATCAGAGTGAAGCAGAACTTGAAGAAAGTATGATAAAAAATCTTGTACAGCAGGGTTATGAGAAGTTTAATGGAAAAACATCAGATGATTTGTATAAAAATTTAAAAATACAGATTGAAAAGCTAAATAAAGTAACTTTTACGGATGAAGAATGGAAACGTTTTTTAGTTGAATTTCTTGATTCACCAAATGACGGTATGATAGAAAAAACTAGAAAAATTCAGGAAAATCATATTCATGACTTTACTTTTGATGACGGACATCTGAAAAATATAAAAATTATTGATAAAAAGAATATCCACAATAACTTTTTGCAAGTAACAAATCAGGTTAGACAGGAAGGAACTCATAATAACCGTTATGATGTAACTATACTGGTTAATGGACTGCCGCTTGTTCATATAGAATTGAAAAAACGTGGTGTAAATCTTCATGAGGCATTTAACCAGATTCATAGATATAGTAAGGAAAGCTTCAATGCTGAAAATTCACTTTATAAATATGTGCAGATATTTGTAATTTCAAATGGAACTTATACACGTTATTTTGCAAATACTACTGCACAAAATAAAAATCATTATGAGTTTACATGTGAATGGGCAGATGCAAAAAATAGAGTTATCAGGGATTTGGAAGATTTTACAGCAACATTTTTTGAAAAACGTACAATGCTCGAAGTGCTGACAAAATATTGTGTTTTTGACTCAAATAATACACTCCTTATAATGAGACCTTATCAGATTGCAGCAACGGAGCGTATTTTATGGAAAATAGAATCTAGCTTTCAAAGTAGAAAAGCAGGAAAAATAGAAGCAGGAGGATTTATCTGGCATACAACAGGTTCAGGTAAGACTTTGACTTCCTTTAAGACTGCAAAACTTGCTACAGAGCTTGATTATATAGACAAAGTGTTTTTTGTAGTCGACAGAAAAGATTTGGATTATCAGACAATGAAGGAATATCAGAAATTTCAGCCTGATAGCGTAAATGGAAGTAGGGATACAAAAGAACTTAAACGAAGTATAGAAAAACAGGATAATAAAATAGTTGTTACAACTATTCAGAAATTGAATGAATTTGTTAAGAAAAATTCAAATCACGAAATTTATGATAAACATTGTGTAATAATATATGATGAGTGTCATCGTTCACAGTTTGGAGATGCACAAAAGAACATAAGAAAATCTTTCAAACATTATTATCAGTTTGGATTTACAGGAACTCCTATTTTTCCTGAAAATGCTCTTGGAGTTGAAACAACAGCAGGAATTTTTGGAGCACAGCTTCATAGTTATGTTATAACGGATGCCATTCGGGATGAAAAAGTTCTAAAATTTAAAGTTGATTACAACGATATCAGACCAAAATTCAAATCTGCTGAAAGTGAAACTGACGAAAAAAAGATTAAGGCAATTGAAAAGAAAATGCTTTTGCATCCTGAACGTATTTCTGAGATAACAGAATATATCTTAAAAGTGTATAATACAAAAACTCATAGAAATGAACAGTATGATTTGAAACATAGACGATTAATTGGGTTTAATGCAATGTTTGCAGTGCAAAGCGTAGAAGCGGCAAAACTTTATTATGAAGAGTTTAAAAAACAGCAGAGGGATATTTCTGAAGAAAAGAGACTAAAAATAGCGACAATATATAGTTTTACTGCTAATGAAGAACAGAATGCAATAGGAGATATTCCGGATGAAAATTTTGAACCAGGTGCGATGGACTCAAGTTCTAAAGAATTTTTAGATAAAGTAATATCAGATTACAATGGATATTTTAAAACTAATTATTCTACAAATGGAAAGGAATTTCAGAACTATTATAAGGACTTATCCCAAAAGGTTAAGGATAAGGAAATAGATCTTTTAATTGTTGTAGGAATGTTCCTTACTGGATTTGATGCTCCAACTTTAAATACGCTTTTTGTTGACAAAAATTTGAGATACCATGGTTTAATTCAGGCATTTTCCCGAACAAACCGTATTTTAAATAAAGTTAAGACATTTGGTAACATTGTATGTTTTAGAAATCTTGAAAAAGCTACTGAGGATGCAATAAAGACTTTTGGAGATGAAAACAGTGTTAATGTAATTCTGGAAAAAAGTTACGATGAATATATTAACGGATTTACAGACGAAGAAACAGGAAAATCAATGAAAGGATATGTTGATTTATGTAATGAAATAGTTGATAAGTTTCCAAATCCAGTAGAAATAGAACTTGATTCAGAGAAAAAAGAATTTGCAGAATTATTTGGAGAACTGCTTAAATCAGAAAATATACTTAGAAATTTTGATGAATTTGAAAATTTTGAAAAAATAATATCAGATAGACAAATGCAGGACATGAAGAGTGTTTATGTGGATATTTGTGAAGATATAAGAAATGCTAGAAAAAATGATGAAAATAGAAATGGAGAAGAGGAAATTGATTTTTCTGACATTGAATTTCAAATTGATTTGCTTAAAACAGATGAAATAAATCTTGATTATATTTTATCCTTGATTTTGAAGAAATCAGAAGAACACGACGATATTGAAAGTTTAAAGTCTGAAATACGTAGAATTATTAGAACGAGTTTAGGAACAAGAGCTAAAGAAGATTTAGTCATGAATTTTATTAATAAAACTGATTTATCTGAACTGAAAAATAGCAGTGATATTCTTGAATCATTTTATAAATACGCAAATAAAGAAAAAGAAATAAAAATTAATGAATTAATAAAAAATGAGAGTTTAAAGAAAGATTCAAAACGTTTTATAGAAAAATCTATAAATAAAGGATTTGTTGATTATGCTGGTGCAGAATTAGACAGCATCCTACCACCAACTTCACGTAGAAAGGGAGCAAGAGAGGCGAAAAAACAGACTGTATTACAGAAAATAAGAAATATAGTGGAAATTTTTATTGGGATTTAG
- a CDS encoding tetratricopeptide repeat protein — protein sequence MKKIILILVSVLFLVSCSGGIPFSEEEKGALKKAKTEIAEMKKNPTMAEKEKILQKGLEVQEKYLRIGVVYFKSVEKDIPIADYYLARNYSARGGKEKALKWARKGSDRGVKEASAFAGQIYANQRDEMNARKYYIKAMDQGDYSEDTLFRVWVYGERKEINSEVVEAFKRNLNKNIEVKNALAFYYQRHDYFDEAEKLYKELVNEKYPNAERLLGELYMWKKDYDKAEEWLLKESEKLFSHSEDNVKRIEEKRARLLRLLAEVYEMKGDYGKAENSLLKAKELAHKELALTSLAKLYEKQGKYNQALKINKELEELEKIEKQKKLNHKRNKKWRVL from the coding sequence ATGAAAAAGATAATTTTAATTTTGGTAAGTGTATTATTTTTAGTGAGCTGTAGTGGGGGTATTCCTTTCTCGGAGGAGGAAAAAGGAGCTTTAAAAAAGGCAAAAACGGAAATTGCTGAAATGAAGAAGAATCCGACAATGGCAGAAAAAGAAAAAATTTTGCAAAAGGGGCTAGAAGTTCAGGAAAAATATTTACGAATTGGGGTAGTGTATTTTAAAAGTGTGGAAAAGGATATTCCAATAGCAGATTATTATCTAGCAAGAAACTATAGTGCGAGAGGGGGAAAAGAAAAGGCACTCAAATGGGCAAGAAAAGGCTCGGACAGAGGAGTGAAGGAAGCAAGTGCATTTGCAGGACAGATTTATGCTAATCAGAGAGATGAAATGAATGCAAGAAAATATTATATAAAGGCAATGGATCAGGGAGATTATAGTGAAGATACATTGTTTAGAGTGTGGGTGTATGGAGAAAGGAAAGAAATTAATAGCGAAGTGGTGGAAGCATTTAAAAGAAATTTAAATAAAAATATTGAGGTAAAAAATGCTTTGGCTTTTTATTATCAGAGGCACGATTACTTTGATGAAGCTGAAAAACTCTACAAGGAGCTTGTTAATGAAAAATATCCGAATGCAGAAAGACTTTTAGGGGAACTTTATATGTGGAAAAAAGATTATGACAAAGCTGAAGAATGGTTATTAAAAGAATCGGAAAAATTATTTTCACATTCAGAAGATAATGTGAAACGGATTGAAGAAAAAAGAGCAAGATTATTGCGTTTGTTAGCAGAAGTTTATGAAATGAAAGGAGATTACGGCAAGGCTGAAAATAGTCTTTTAAAAGCAAAAGAACTTGCACATAAGGAACTTGCATTAACGAGTTTAGCCAAATTATATGAAAAGCAAGGGAAATATAATCAAGCTTTGAAAATAAATAAAGAATTAGAAGAATTGGAAAAAATAGAAAAACAGAAAAAATTAAATCATAAAAGAAATAAAAAATGGAGAGTTTTATGA
- a CDS encoding MATE family efflux transporter yields the protein MLFEAQSNEERRQMILNGKVINTLLFLSIPTLLVGIIQALIPLSDSLFLNRLTSVEVASSVTFSQPVLNIMIAFSQGLGVATLVMLGRLYGKGRMLAVKETMLQIFVFSFFIGLLLIPVCMFTALLISNNTTSEIRNNVYTYISLYSLIMPFVFLAAIYNSSKNAIGRPEVTFVRIFLLLILKIIFNSIFLYVLKMGIVGAVMASLFSYIVVTIWMFYDLFLKSGDIKLNLRSYTIKLPIIKRLLKIGFPSMLNYAFLYLGFFLINKEMEKFGAVALNAQGIASNINAICFILPSSIGTTVSSMISINMGIGNVKKSKDVFKVGWITGVTISILTIALILPISLPLVLTFTKVQKVIEIADKALHIYTYSVIGFSIFMIAQGVFIALGRTKVPLVMSILRIWLLRYIFILLTQKYLGLYSIFWGNLFSNTLAGIIFFILVKVIDWKKGIKAGK from the coding sequence ATGTTATTTGAAGCTCAATCGAATGAAGAACGCCGTCAGATGATTTTAAATGGGAAAGTTATTAATACTTTACTTTTTTTATCTATTCCAACATTGCTTGTCGGAATTATTCAAGCACTTATCCCACTCTCAGACAGTCTATTTTTAAATAGGCTCACAAGTGTGGAAGTTGCCAGCTCCGTCACGTTTAGCCAGCCTGTACTGAATATTATGATTGCATTTTCACAGGGGCTTGGCGTGGCCACACTGGTTATGCTTGGACGGCTGTATGGAAAAGGGCGTATGTTGGCTGTTAAGGAGACGATGTTGCAAATTTTTGTATTCAGTTTTTTTATTGGGCTTTTGTTAATTCCTGTATGTATGTTTACAGCTCTTTTAATTTCAAATAACACAACCTCTGAAATTCGTAACAATGTTTATACATATATTTCGCTTTATTCACTCATAATGCCCTTTGTATTTTTGGCTGCCATTTACAATTCTTCAAAAAATGCAATTGGACGTCCTGAGGTTACATTTGTTAGAATTTTTCTTTTGTTAATTTTAAAAATTATTTTTAATTCAATTTTTTTATATGTTTTAAAAATGGGAATTGTGGGTGCAGTAATGGCATCACTCTTTTCTTACATAGTTGTTACGATCTGGATGTTTTACGATTTATTTTTAAAAAGTGGAGATATAAAACTTAATTTACGAAGTTACACAATAAAATTGCCAATTATAAAACGATTATTAAAAATCGGTTTTCCTTCAATGTTAAATTACGCCTTCTTGTATCTTGGATTTTTTCTTATAAACAAGGAAATGGAAAAATTTGGAGCTGTTGCCTTAAATGCTCAGGGAATTGCTTCCAATATCAATGCAATCTGCTTTATTTTACCATCCTCAATAGGAACCACCGTTTCCTCAATGATTAGTATAAATATGGGAATTGGAAATGTAAAAAAATCTAAGGATGTGTTTAAGGTGGGCTGGATAACTGGCGTTACTATTTCAATTTTGACTATTGCCTTAATCCTGCCTATTTCATTACCACTCGTATTAACTTTTACAAAGGTTCAAAAAGTAATAGAAATTGCTGACAAGGCTCTCCATATTTACACATACTCAGTAATCGGATTCAGTATCTTTATGATAGCACAAGGAGTTTTTATAGCACTTGGAAGAACAAAAGTTCCGTTAGTTATGTCAATTTTAAGAATCTGGCTATTAAGATACATCTTTATTTTACTGACACAAAAATATCTTGGACTTTATTCAATATTCTGGGGAAATTTATTTTCAAATACACTGGCTGGAATAATATTCTTTATTTTAGTAAAAGTTATTGACTGGAAGAAAGGAATAAAAGCTGGAAAATAA